The following are encoded together in the Aerococcus mictus genome:
- a CDS encoding DUF1934 domain-containing protein produces the protein MSRMKEIIHIRGVNHIQQAGEKQELIIDQKGTYFAHPHAFFIEYEEDFQGAKSRVRLKFDHKQGLTIKRSGQSVQATIPLALGKRQSFLYRIKGLPNLSLASELDQLEVEEFEGGGRINCHYRIFEDSDQELGQYQLQLKYTYDVV, from the coding sequence ATGAGTAGAATGAAGGAGATCATTCATATCCGGGGCGTCAACCACATCCAGCAAGCGGGGGAAAAGCAGGAATTGATCATCGACCAAAAAGGGACTTACTTTGCCCACCCCCATGCTTTCTTTATTGAATATGAAGAAGATTTTCAAGGGGCTAAGAGCCGGGTGCGGTTGAAGTTTGACCACAAGCAGGGCCTAACCATTAAGCGTTCAGGTCAGTCTGTCCAGGCCACGATCCCCTTAGCATTGGGGAAAAGGCAGAGCTTTCTTTACCGGATCAAGGGTTTGCCTAACTTAAGCCTGGCTAGTGAACTGGACCAGCTCGAGGTGGAAGAGTTTGAAGGAGGGGGCAGGATTAACTGTCACTACCGAATTTTTGAAGACTCGGACCAAGAATTGGGTCAATATCAATTGCAATTGAAATATACTTATGATGTAGTGTAA
- a CDS encoding type B 50S ribosomal protein L31 — protein MKQNIHPDYHPVVFMDTSTGFKFLSGSTKTSDETVEWEDGNTYPLIRVEISSDSHPFYTGRQKFTQADGRVDRFNKKYGFADANAKKD, from the coding sequence ATGAAACAAAATATCCATCCAGATTACCATCCAGTCGTTTTTATGGACACAAGTACAGGTTTTAAATTCCTATCTGGTTCCACAAAAACTTCTGATGAAACCGTTGAATGGGAAGACGGTAACACCTATCCATTGATTCGTGTGGAAATTTCTTCCGACTCCCACCCATTCTATACCGGACGTCAAAAATTCACCCAAGCCGATGGACGTGTGGACCGTTTCAACAAGAAATACGGTTTTGCCGACGCCAACGCCAAGAAAGACTAA
- a CDS encoding class A sortase, with protein MKKINWSRILGILLILVGIGFIIYQYVPAVQVYINQKTYALSNVDRDQVLKNQEDNSGNYDPNQVTMVTPDMVRAARKRIREGSDELNVIGALAMPKQNISISVMNGLSESVLLSGAGTFYPNQEMGVNNYPLASHNMDAIAPGLLLSPMVENTSLGDKIYLTDMKNIYEYETFYAQQTDPSRVDMVALQSQEPIVTLVTCEESTSAAMRYIVQGKLVKQWPFEKAPKEVIEYFS; from the coding sequence ATGAAAAAGATTAACTGGAGCCGCATATTGGGAATTCTCCTCATTCTAGTAGGAATCGGCTTTATCATTTACCAATATGTTCCCGCTGTGCAAGTGTATATTAACCAAAAAACTTATGCCCTCAGTAATGTCGACCGTGACCAAGTCTTAAAGAACCAGGAAGATAACTCAGGGAACTACGACCCTAACCAGGTGACTATGGTAACCCCTGATATGGTCCGGGCAGCCCGGAAACGGATCCGCGAAGGCAGTGACGAACTCAATGTGATCGGAGCACTGGCTATGCCTAAACAAAATATTTCGATTTCGGTGATGAATGGCTTGAGTGAGAGCGTTCTTTTAAGTGGGGCAGGGACCTTTTACCCCAACCAAGAGATGGGAGTCAATAACTACCCATTGGCCAGCCATAATATGGACGCCATTGCGCCAGGCTTACTTTTATCGCCTATGGTAGAGAATACTTCCCTAGGGGATAAGATTTACTTGACTGATATGAAGAATATTTATGAATATGAAACCTTCTATGCCCAACAGACCGATCCTAGCCGGGTCGACATGGTGGCCCTCCAGTCACAAGAGCCGATAGTGACCCTGGTGACTTGTGAAGAATCCACTTCCGCCGCCATGCGTTATATCGTCCAAGGCAAGCTGGTTAAACAATGGCCTTTTGAGAAGGCTCCTAAAGAAGTGATCGAATACTTCAGCTAA
- a CDS encoding D-alanine--D-alanine ligase, with translation MKIVLLYGGQSAEHDISIMTAQSIIKHINYQKHTLLPVYITQANQWIKGTAIDQAPEADLPLRFNPELDANDPEHGDLVSPCQVFNGEEVIAFPALHGPHGEDGKIQGLFESLNVPYVGAGVLASAAGMDKIISKQLFQQAQIPQVPFTSLTHYEWDQERAKSLTRIEGELVYPIFVKPANLGSSVGISCANDREELIQAIELAFNYDRRVIVEQGVEAREVEVAVLGNDAIETSVAGEVVKSKSFYNYEEKYINNTVELAIPADLPGEIMDKIRAYAAKAYAAIDSSGLTRVDFFVTHNMDIYINEVNTMPGFTQWSMYPSLWEATGIPYDQLLERLIQLGLERFETYKGLKNEQ, from the coding sequence ATGAAGATTGTCTTACTATACGGAGGACAAAGTGCTGAGCATGATATTTCTATTATGACGGCGCAATCAATTATCAAGCATATTAATTATCAAAAGCATACTTTGTTGCCTGTCTATATTACTCAGGCCAACCAATGGATTAAGGGGACAGCGATTGACCAAGCGCCAGAAGCGGACCTTCCGCTCCGGTTTAATCCTGAATTGGACGCTAATGACCCTGAACACGGCGACTTAGTCAGTCCCTGTCAGGTCTTTAATGGGGAAGAAGTCATTGCCTTTCCAGCCTTACATGGTCCCCACGGGGAAGATGGTAAGATTCAAGGCTTATTTGAAAGCTTGAATGTGCCTTATGTGGGCGCGGGGGTTCTAGCTAGTGCAGCGGGGATGGATAAAATTATTTCCAAACAGCTCTTCCAACAAGCGCAAATTCCCCAAGTGCCTTTTACCTCGCTAACCCATTATGAATGGGACCAAGAACGAGCCAAAAGCCTCACCCGGATTGAAGGGGAATTGGTTTATCCGATCTTTGTTAAACCCGCTAACCTAGGGTCTAGTGTGGGGATTTCCTGTGCCAATGACCGGGAGGAATTAATCCAAGCCATTGAGCTGGCCTTTAATTATGACCGCCGGGTAATTGTGGAACAAGGGGTAGAAGCCCGCGAGGTAGAAGTGGCCGTACTCGGTAATGATGCCATTGAAACCTCAGTGGCCGGTGAAGTGGTTAAGTCTAAGAGTTTCTATAACTACGAGGAAAAATACATCAATAATACCGTAGAATTAGCCATCCCTGCCGACCTACCTGGTGAGATTATGGATAAGATCCGCGCCTATGCCGCTAAGGCCTATGCTGCTATTGATTCTAGTGGCTTAACCCGGGTGGACTTCTTTGTCACCCATAATATGGATATCTACATCAATGAAGTCAACACCATGCCTGGCTTTACCCAATGGTCCATGTATCCATCCTTGTGGGAAGCGACTGGTATTCCTTATGACCAATTGCTGGAAAGATTAATCCAATTAGGCTTAGAACGTTTTGAAACTTATAAAGGATTGAAAAATGAGCAGTGA
- the rpoE gene encoding DNA-directed RNA polymerase subunit delta, whose translation MNLQRLDHQNKEELSLLEVAYEILAESNEVYDFNQLLAAVQEYLDLTDDQVAQRMVTFYTELNTDGSFISLGENRWGLRAWYPIDSINEAIVSSMDDEDIKEKHKTSRRKKVNVFDEGNEDMIDYNADDPEDVDAYEADFDDDDYDEEDYDDVDVDDDDEDSDENDELKDYQSDLDELGDDETEDDLEDGLEGDLTILDDEDLEDEEEDDHDF comes from the coding sequence GTGAACTTACAACGCCTTGACCACCAAAATAAGGAGGAGCTATCTTTATTAGAAGTGGCTTATGAAATTTTGGCTGAGAGTAATGAAGTTTATGATTTCAATCAATTATTAGCAGCTGTGCAAGAATATCTTGACTTGACCGATGACCAAGTGGCTCAACGCATGGTCACCTTCTATACCGAATTAAATACTGATGGAAGTTTCATTTCCTTGGGGGAAAACCGCTGGGGCTTACGGGCTTGGTATCCGATTGATTCCATTAACGAAGCCATTGTTTCTTCCATGGATGATGAAGATATCAAAGAAAAACATAAGACTTCCCGTCGTAAGAAAGTCAATGTCTTTGATGAAGGCAATGAAGACATGATCGACTACAATGCCGATGACCCAGAAGATGTTGACGCTTATGAAGCAGACTTTGATGATGACGATTACGACGAAGAAGACTATGACGATGTCGACGTGGATGACGACGATGAAGATAGTGACGAAAATGACGAATTGAAAGATTATCAATCTGACTTGGATGAGTTAGGTGATGATGAAACCGAAGATGACTTAGAAGATGGTCTGGAAGGCGACTTAACCATTCTCGATGATGAGGACTTGGAAGACGAAGAGGAAGACGACCACGATTTCTAA
- a CDS encoding HD domain-containing protein, giving the protein MSFEEANRRIREKVFRDPVHGYIHIQHQIFLDLINTKEFQRLRRVKQLGTTSFTFHGADHTRFAHCLGVYEIARRIVNQFQRNYPSQEPGDGLWDDQERLVVLCAAILHDIGHGAFSHTFEKLFGTDHEAVTRAIITSPETEVNRILTTVSPDFPNKVAAVINHSYPNPQVVQLISSQCDADRMDYLLRDSYFTGAEYGAFDLQRILRVMRPYQGGIMFDYAGMHAVEDYIVSRYQMYMQVYFHPVSRAMEMILNRLLKRAKDLYQDNPKYFIKHSPLLVPFLKNEWNLTDYLHVDDGVMETYFQHWILTSDDPILVDLSKRFINRKPFKSVTFDSNTQAETAQDLQEKIGQMGYDINYYTAYNSNYDLPYDLYDPSKKNPRTQIELLEKDGTIIELSEASQLIRAFTGQELGDERLYFPNELYYGKNHDKISLFEPDLKAIHDMTKTGKLKALD; this is encoded by the coding sequence ATGTCATTTGAAGAAGCTAACCGCCGGATCCGGGAAAAAGTCTTCCGTGACCCGGTGCATGGTTATATCCATATCCAACACCAAATCTTTTTAGACCTTATTAATACCAAGGAATTCCAACGCCTGCGCCGGGTTAAACAATTAGGAACGACCAGCTTTACCTTCCACGGGGCTGACCACACCCGTTTCGCCCATTGCCTGGGGGTGTATGAAATTGCCCGCCGAATTGTCAACCAATTCCAACGCAACTATCCCAGTCAAGAGCCAGGCGACGGTTTGTGGGATGACCAGGAACGTTTAGTCGTTCTCTGTGCTGCTATCCTCCATGATATCGGCCACGGTGCCTTCTCCCACACCTTTGAAAAACTTTTCGGTACTGACCATGAAGCCGTCACCCGGGCCATCATTACCTCCCCTGAGACTGAGGTCAACCGAATCTTGACTACCGTTTCTCCTGATTTTCCCAATAAGGTGGCTGCCGTCATCAACCACAGCTACCCCAACCCCCAAGTGGTCCAACTGATTTCAAGCCAATGCGACGCCGACCGGATGGACTATCTCTTAAGAGACTCCTACTTTACCGGAGCTGAATATGGGGCCTTTGACCTCCAGCGGATATTACGGGTCATGCGGCCTTACCAAGGTGGGATTATGTTTGACTATGCCGGCATGCATGCGGTGGAAGACTATATTGTCAGCCGTTATCAAATGTATATGCAGGTCTACTTCCACCCGGTTTCTCGGGCCATGGAAATGATCCTCAACCGCCTCTTGAAACGAGCTAAGGACCTCTACCAAGACAATCCCAAGTACTTTATCAAGCACTCGCCACTCTTGGTGCCCTTTTTGAAAAATGAGTGGAACCTCACCGACTACCTCCATGTCGATGATGGGGTGATGGAAACCTACTTCCAACACTGGATCTTAACCAGTGATGACCCGATTCTGGTGGACTTGTCCAAGCGTTTCATCAACCGCAAACCCTTTAAGTCGGTCACCTTTGACTCCAACACTCAAGCAGAAACTGCCCAAGATCTCCAAGAGAAGATTGGACAAATGGGCTACGACATTAACTACTATACTGCCTATAACAGTAACTATGACCTGCCCTATGACCTCTATGACCCCAGCAAAAAGAACCCCCGGACCCAGATTGAATTATTGGAAAAAGATGGGACCATTATTGAACTGTCGGAAGCCAGCCAACTCATCCGGGCCTTTACCGGCCAAGAACTAGGCGATGAACGCCTCTATTTTCCTAATGAACTCTACTACGGAAAGAACCATGACAAGATCAGCCTCTTTGAACCTGATTTAAAGGCTATCCATGACATGACCAAGACCGGTAAATTAAAAGCCTTAGATTAA
- the rho gene encoding transcription termination factor Rho, with protein sequence MTKKKAKFEKDELLTWEDLEGLTLKQIYDYAKEYKIPYYSQMNKKELILAVIRAQEKSQGYFSVEGILDITGNEFGFLHPINYSPSQEDIYISNSQMRRFGLRNGDLVSGTARPPKNNERYLGLMHVYGVNGKDPEEAKQRSHFPALTPIYPDQALRLESAPNRLSTRMIDLIAPVGFGQRGLIAAPPKAGKTVLLKEIANGISENYPEAELIILLIDERPEEVTDLERSVQGEVVSSTFDQKPDNHVRVAELVLERARRLVEDKRDVIVLMDSITRLARAYNLIEPPSGRTLSGGLDPAALYGPKRFFGSARNIEDGGSLTILATALTDTGSRMDDMIYEEFKGTGNMELHLSRQLAERRIFPAIDIKKSGTRKEELLLSDQALEALWQLRQGMQGNSQEYTETFIHELSQTKTNQQFIERLASFGQALKEK encoded by the coding sequence ATGACTAAAAAGAAAGCAAAATTTGAAAAAGATGAGCTCTTAACCTGGGAAGATCTGGAAGGCCTCACCCTCAAGCAAATCTATGACTACGCCAAGGAATATAAGATTCCCTACTACAGTCAAATGAATAAAAAGGAACTGATTCTAGCCGTTATCCGGGCCCAAGAAAAGAGCCAGGGCTATTTTTCAGTGGAGGGCATCCTGGATATTACCGGTAACGAATTTGGTTTCTTGCACCCGATTAACTATTCCCCCAGTCAAGAAGACATTTATATTTCTAATTCCCAGATGCGCCGCTTTGGCTTACGGAATGGGGACTTGGTCTCGGGAACTGCCCGGCCACCTAAGAATAATGAACGCTATCTGGGCTTGATGCATGTCTATGGGGTCAACGGCAAGGACCCTGAAGAAGCTAAACAGCGCTCGCACTTCCCTGCCCTAACCCCTATTTATCCTGACCAGGCCTTGCGCTTGGAATCGGCGCCTAACCGCCTATCGACCCGGATGATTGACCTCATCGCTCCGGTCGGCTTTGGCCAACGGGGCTTGATTGCGGCCCCTCCCAAGGCCGGAAAGACCGTTTTGTTAAAAGAAATTGCCAATGGTATCAGTGAAAACTACCCGGAGGCAGAATTGATTATTCTCTTAATCGATGAGCGTCCTGAGGAAGTGACTGACCTCGAGCGCAGTGTCCAAGGGGAAGTGGTCAGTTCGACCTTCGACCAAAAACCTGATAATCATGTCCGGGTGGCTGAATTGGTCTTGGAACGGGCCCGGCGTTTGGTCGAAGATAAGCGGGATGTCATCGTCTTGATGGATTCCATTACCCGTTTAGCCCGGGCCTATAACTTGATTGAACCGCCTTCTGGACGGACCTTATCTGGAGGGCTGGATCCGGCTGCCTTATATGGTCCCAAGCGCTTCTTTGGTTCCGCCAGAAATATTGAAGATGGCGGCTCTTTGACTATTTTAGCTACAGCCTTAACCGATACCGGGTCGCGGATGGATGACATGATCTATGAAGAATTCAAGGGAACCGGCAATATGGAATTACACTTGTCCCGGCAACTGGCCGAGCGCCGGATTTTCCCCGCCATTGATATTAAGAAGTCAGGCACCCGCAAGGAAGAACTGCTCTTAAGTGACCAAGCCCTAGAAGCCCTCTGGCAACTCCGCCAAGGCATGCAAGGGAATAGCCAAGAGTATACCGAGACCTTCATTCATGAGTTATCGCAAACCAAGACTAACCAACAATTTATCGAACGCTTGGCTTCTTTTGGTCAAGCTTTGAAAGAAAAATAA
- a CDS encoding SMI1/KNR4 family protein has translation MKGAHNIHLLALPFQKHYYTYLSQTPIKGAIMVHDLPIAYHNLVNQVNGGYSSKGYFKSPKPSTDALDAVYIPYIAGLYPRPVNRPYLVPNLLDQESFQFSQELSNHEIIFYEDQAAVAYLAFPKDLKESRSEPKVYYQNFATGQKLLLAEDFQTFLSLGQRRHFSLPAPPIDSYHRANAAFLHVIGAADLDRLLQRYQGHPNQTWFLKWVTYFSQHPEESYRDLAQVYLNDLEKK, from the coding sequence ATGAAAGGCGCTCATAATATTCACTTGCTCGCCCTCCCCTTCCAAAAACATTACTACACTTATCTCTCACAAACACCCATCAAAGGGGCGATTATGGTCCATGACCTCCCCATCGCTTACCACAACTTAGTCAACCAGGTCAATGGTGGCTACAGCTCTAAAGGCTATTTCAAAAGCCCTAAGCCCAGTACTGATGCCCTGGATGCCGTCTACATTCCCTATATTGCCGGGCTCTATCCCAGACCCGTCAACCGCCCCTACCTGGTTCCCAATCTCTTGGACCAAGAGAGTTTCCAATTTTCCCAGGAATTAAGCAACCATGAGATTATCTTCTATGAAGACCAGGCCGCGGTGGCCTACCTAGCCTTCCCCAAGGACTTAAAGGAAAGCCGGAGTGAGCCTAAAGTTTACTATCAAAATTTTGCGACAGGACAAAAGCTCCTACTGGCTGAAGACTTTCAAACTTTTCTTAGCCTGGGGCAAAGACGGCATTTTTCCCTCCCTGCACCTCCTATCGATAGCTACCACCGCGCCAATGCCGCCTTCCTCCACGTCATCGGTGCGGCTGATTTAGACAGACTCCTCCAACGCTACCAGGGCCATCCCAACCAGACCTGGTTTTTAAAATGGGTCACTTACTTTAGCCAGCACCCAGAGGAAAGCTACCGTGACCTGGCCCAGGTCTACCTCAATGACTTGGAAAAGAAATAA
- a CDS encoding lipoyl protein ligase domain-containing protein: MLIKNYLHQGPGLRIARLNVHYAKETPLLPFAVDDYLLNGLNKEALPYDLILHTWTTDPTLILGMQDTRLPYLDQALAAVEEKTPYQAVVRPAGGLAVISEPGVVNYTLHLGPHSYPDKLSIDQAYQIKVQLLQDLLAPYQLQLTTGEVSDSYCPGKFDVSLAGKKIAGIAQRRIGGAIGIFTYLSLYGQQNYRGQVVKNFYQLGKQNQATKTKYPIINPDSMANLKASLPRLQSTDQVTEALEEVISQDLGTSFEEIDLAALDQKILHDQVQRMIKRNQRLTEGR; encoded by the coding sequence ATGTTAATCAAGAATTATCTTCATCAAGGGCCTGGGCTAAGAATCGCCCGTCTCAATGTGCACTACGCCAAGGAGACGCCCTTACTCCCTTTTGCCGTTGACGACTACCTATTAAATGGTCTCAACAAGGAAGCCCTCCCCTACGATTTGATTTTACACACTTGGACCACCGACCCCACTTTGATTCTTGGTATGCAGGACACCCGCCTGCCCTATTTGGACCAAGCCCTAGCAGCCGTCGAAGAAAAAACGCCCTACCAGGCGGTGGTGCGTCCGGCCGGGGGACTGGCGGTCATTAGTGAACCTGGGGTAGTGAATTATACCCTCCACCTGGGTCCCCATAGTTATCCCGATAAGCTGAGTATTGACCAGGCCTACCAAATCAAGGTCCAACTCCTCCAGGACTTACTGGCCCCCTACCAACTGCAACTAACCACCGGGGAAGTCAGTGATTCCTACTGCCCAGGTAAATTTGATGTCAGCTTGGCAGGTAAAAAAATTGCCGGTATTGCCCAAAGACGGATTGGCGGGGCTATTGGGATCTTTACTTACCTTTCCCTTTATGGCCAGCAAAATTACCGTGGTCAAGTGGTGAAAAATTTCTACCAATTAGGTAAGCAAAACCAAGCCACAAAAACCAAGTACCCTATCATTAACCCCGACAGCATGGCCAACCTCAAGGCGAGCCTACCCAGACTCCAAAGCACTGACCAAGTAACCGAGGCCCTGGAAGAAGTTATTAGCCAAGACTTAGGGACTTCTTTTGAAGAGATTGACTTGGCGGCTTTAGACCAAAAGATTTTACATGACCAGGTCCAACGCATGATCAAACGTAACCAACGTTTAACTGAAGGAAGGTAG
- a CDS encoding UDP-N-acetylglucosamine 1-carboxyvinyltransferase — MKKFIIEGGRPLSGEVLVSGAKNSTVALIPAAILADSPVVLEAVPTIDDVDSLISILRDFNVSADFQEHVLRIDPSQMENIPMPEGKIQSLRASYYFMGALLAKYGEGTVGLPGGCSLGPRPIDLHIKGFEALGAKIESENGAIHFSTPNGLTGADIYLDVVSVGATINIMLAAVKAKGQTVIDNAAREPEIIDVATLLNKMGANIKGVGTSTIRIEGVDHLHGVSHAIIPDRIEAGTYLTAAALVGQGVYVKNVIFEHIEGLVAKMGEMGVKMDVYEDKIYVHPQADDLEMVNIKTAAYPGFATDLQQPITPLLITAHGSGVIEDTIYPKRVNHVPELQRMGADIHVVDDTIHIKGPKSLTGTKVTASDLRAGACLINAGLAASGRTDLYGAEHILRGYDNICEKLQKLGAKIDLVDIDD, encoded by the coding sequence ATGAAAAAATTTATTATCGAAGGCGGACGACCACTTAGCGGAGAAGTGTTAGTTTCTGGGGCTAAGAATAGTACAGTGGCGCTGATTCCTGCTGCTATTCTGGCAGATAGTCCTGTTGTCTTAGAGGCTGTTCCAACGATTGATGATGTTGATTCGCTGATTAGTATTTTAAGAGATTTTAATGTGAGTGCTGATTTCCAAGAGCACGTCCTACGTATTGACCCTAGCCAAATGGAAAATATTCCCATGCCTGAAGGGAAGATCCAAAGTTTACGGGCTTCCTATTACTTTATGGGGGCTTTACTGGCTAAATATGGTGAAGGTACCGTGGGGTTGCCGGGTGGTTGTTCCCTCGGTCCCCGTCCTATTGACCTCCATATTAAAGGTTTTGAAGCCCTAGGCGCTAAAATTGAAAGTGAAAATGGGGCCATCCACTTTTCCACCCCTAATGGCTTAACTGGGGCTGATATTTATCTGGATGTCGTTAGTGTCGGAGCCACTATTAATATTATGTTAGCGGCTGTCAAGGCCAAGGGACAAACCGTGATCGATAACGCGGCCCGGGAGCCTGAAATTATTGACGTGGCTACCCTCTTAAATAAAATGGGGGCTAACATTAAAGGGGTAGGGACCTCAACCATCCGGATTGAAGGGGTTGACCACTTACACGGGGTCAGCCATGCCATTATCCCAGACCGGATTGAAGCCGGAACCTATCTCACTGCCGCTGCCCTAGTTGGCCAAGGCGTTTATGTGAAGAACGTGATCTTTGAACATATTGAAGGTTTAGTGGCTAAGATGGGCGAAATGGGCGTCAAGATGGATGTCTATGAAGACAAGATCTATGTCCATCCCCAAGCGGATGATTTAGAGATGGTCAATATTAAAACGGCTGCTTATCCCGGCTTTGCTACGGACCTCCAACAACCGATAACCCCACTCTTGATTACTGCCCACGGGAGTGGCGTGATCGAGGACACCATCTATCCTAAACGGGTCAACCATGTTCCTGAATTACAACGGATGGGCGCAGATATCCATGTGGTCGATGACACTATCCATATCAAGGGTCCCAAGTCCTTAACCGGTACCAAGGTTACTGCTTCTGATCTGAGAGCAGGGGCTTGTCTGATCAATGCCGGCTTGGCTGCTTCTGGCCGGACCGACCTCTATGGGGCTGAACATATCTTACGGGGTTACGATAATATTTGTGAAAAATTACAGAAATTAGGAGCCAAGATCGACCTGGTTGATATCGACGACTAA